The Coffea arabica cultivar ET-39 chromosome 6e, Coffea Arabica ET-39 HiFi, whole genome shotgun sequence genome contains the following window.
TGAATCAGCCATTTGAAGATGGTTCATTCGATTTAATTTGGTGCATTGAATGTGCAGATCACATAAGCGACAAAACAAAGGTTATATTTCTTGTCGCAGCTTCCTTTACAATTactatttctctttttttgtttttttgtttttatcattCTTTAAAAATGATTATCTACCCTACTTGTTGAACGTAGGTATCACATAAATGTCAATAATGTAAAATTCTGCTGATGTTATTTTCTTCTTGATGAAGTTTGTTCATGAGTTGAATCGGGTGGCTGCCCCTGGTGCTACTATCATTTTAGTTACTTGGTGTCATAGGGATCTTTCGCCCCTTGAACAAGATTTGCATCCGGATGAGAAAAAGTTACTGACCCAAGTGGTGAGCGGAAGTCGTGTTAAGTGGATTTCTGCTGCTGATTATATGAATTTATTCAAGTCATGCTCTTTTCAGGTATTCAATTGCGTTTACTTTTTGCGGCTCATTTATTCGACCAGaatcattatttttcttcatcacAAAGTTTTCCTTTTCCCGATTATCTAAGCCTCCTGTTGTTAATTAGGAGATCAAGTATGCAGACTGGTCTCCACACGTTGCTCCACATTATGCAGAAATGAGGAAGATAACGTTGTCATGGAAGGGAATCATGTCGTATGTTAGACATGTTGGTACGCATTGTGTATTTCACTGGCATATATAGCCAATTCATTACCATTATCTACCTTGTAATTGTATGCTATAATTCTTAACCATTTCtccatcttttctcaatttcaattaatagGATGGAGGCAAATGAGCATCAAGTTTCTGATGATGCCGTCAGTGTTCGACACATTCAAAAATGGTCTGCTTAAGTATTGCATTCTTACGTGCCAGAAGCCTCAGTAGTTCAGTTCCAGTGATGCTTAATGTCCATGCATAAATATCACTCCACAGTCGATaattccttgtttttctttctcaaaAGCtaatttgtacttgtattgtTCCTCAAAACTTGAGAATCTTTCTGATTTTGAGATTTACCAttagaattttcctttttttttttctttggaagATCTACTATATTGTGCAAATGCGTTGCACAAGATCTTGATATTTGACATTGGAGTTTCGAATATCAAAACTGATGTCATTTCACCCATAATTTGTAAGTAGTTTTTAAGTTCTCAGGTAATAGGAGAGTAAGAGGAGCCCTATTTTCCATCCACTTTAAGGACAAAAGaaagaactaaaaaaaaataaaaaactggtcattggtcaaaaagtttaaaatgaaaaaaaagaaaagaaaaactaatagTTGGTCTAGTCTCTAGTATGTTAAAAAATGCTTGATTAAACCCATTCGCTGTATACCTGTCCTTAGACCTTCCGGTGAATACTTGGTTGCAGTCAAAAGCATAAAAATTtactatttcttctttttttttttttttttttttgggggctgGGACCACAACTGAGCGCTTTGACTCAACTTGTAATACATGTTATACCGAGAACTAGCAGACTTGGTCCacctaaaattgaaataaaaagaaaaagttccAGTCGAGTTGTCAAAGCTGAGGTGGAACTTTTAGTTGCATATTAATCCAagtttttttacttttcttttaagAAAAGCAAATTAGTCTAAGTTGAACTCTCCAACGGCTGGAGATGAGAAAaccaaagaaaaatgtagaaaaattaAGATGCCAAGATAAATGAAAAGAGGCGTACCCACGGCCACGGATGGTACACTGCAGTTTCCAAAAGAGACATCCAATAAAAAGTTTAATTCTAACAATTTGATATCTAAGTGAAAGatgtctttctttttcaatacTTGGAatagtctctttttttttttttttgaataatggCAAACCCCATACATGGGGGAGGGATGTCACctctaaattttattaaaaatgtaAATTAGAAAAGAAAGTATTGATTATTCAATACTTGGAATAATCAATACCACGTATAATAGACATACTGAAATTCGTCCGGTTTAGATTGTAATTTTTGGGaagttttatagaaaaatataatcGTATTGAGTGTTTCCTAATTGATGAAGGATAGAGTTTTTCTTATGCAGTGGCGGCACCTCTTGATCACATGATTCTGATTATCGATCTCTTTGATTTGGATTCCaatcttatttaaatattttttattctttcagATTATGTCTTTCTTGTGCACTTCAATCTTTGCAATTTAATAATTGTTTCTTAAATtggattttgattattttagattGTGTCTTTCTTGTGTCTTTCAATCTTTGCAatttaataattatttttgaGATTGGATTTACATGTTTAGTTCTGGAGAGGCCCCTGATCTAGACTCAAGGCCTGACAAGTTGTATTTCTACTCGGTTTTGGGTATTTAataatttcatattttattacACCATTGTTTCTTAGATTGGATTTACATATTTAGTTCTAGAGAGGCCCCATGATCTGGATTTGAGACCTGACAAGttgtatttcttcttgattttgggTATTTATAATTTCATATGTTATTACATCATTTTTTAATTCAACCACAtcatatttcaacttttgtcACACTATTTTCCAACTCAATTACATTAAGGGTCTGTTTGTTTGGGCGAAAATGTTttctggaaaacattttccacATTGTCCAATGTTTGGTTGTTAATtaatttgggaaaatgattTCCAATGGAAAAGAACTTACACCTAGAGAAGGAAAATAACTTCCTTGTCTATCAttctgaagttattttcctTTCACACAGCTTTCACCGAAAGATGGAAAATCGCGGCCTCACTCCACCTCCCATTGAGACAATTGAAGACCCACTCCACCACCCAGCttccccccctctctctctctctctctgggaTATCAAAACACTTATAATTATCTTTTCTTGGCCCCTAGCAATTCCAAACTTGAATAATATTTTGAAGAGTTAAGAACTCTGGTTTCCATATATCAAGAAAACAGAGTAGTGTTACTTTGAGTTCGGTCAACTTTGATTAGTTTTCATGAGGTACTAACTACATAGTGGCAGCGACTTCTGGTATCATGTACCTTTAATTTACTACCTTTAGTTGCCACAGTTCACTTAATTAACGATTATATGCATGCAGTCAATTAATAATTATATTAAATTTTCATTGATGGATCTcggtagtgatcatcaattaaactttcaaattttcataaaaGAGACTCTTCTCCccttaatgatttttttaaaaggaAGATAAAAAGTCAATTAATTAGTATCATTAATAATTCCATTTAAGAATTCATGGTgtaatatgaataaatattttataaaaatgataatatgattataatggatagaaactaaaaaataaCTTGTAATAAATTGAATGTTTTGAAAATAGAAAACATTTGCAACATATCAACAAACACATCAGAAAATATTTTACTGACAAACCAAACACcggaaaataatgaaaaaagggaatttggaaaatattttcactaaatAACCAAACACTGGAAAAATATGGGGAAGGAAGTGATTTTCCAGGAAAATGACTTCTATCGAAAATATTTTCCTCAGTCCAACCAAACGGACCCTAAAAGGCAAACTTGTGAGACCCCATCAGCCCCTGATCCTATTAATATTACACATGCggattatattataataaaagaaAGTTGCCAAATTGGTTTCTTAAATTTTTGGTAAAACTTTTTTTAGTCCAtcaaatataaaaaagaaaagcatcCTTTTAGTCCGCGAGCTCATTTTTTGATCGGTTTTCTAGCAAAAAAGTGCGTGCCTTTCTTAGGTACCCACCATTTAAATAGCAAAATGTGAACacaatttattttcttccaaaaaaagCACATGACAATCAGATGACCACCACCTGAATAGGGAATCCAACTTATTATCCACCAAATTCATAATCGAAGAAAGAGTAAACTACAGGTGACCTTTACACTTTCTTGTTCGATTATGGATCTAGTGGATATAATTAAGGTTCCTTTCCTAGAGGAGTGGTTATGTGATTgtcatgtattttttttttaagagaaacAAATTGTGTTTCAATTTTGCCGTTGAAATTGTGGGAACTAGAGAGATGGTGGACTATTTGGCTTAAAAATTGATCGAAAGTGAGTTTTGGGACTAAAGGGGCacattttttataattaatttgatgtttatatCAAAACCATACAAATTTACACCAAATGTATTAAAAATTATACAAACTGATTTGAACTAGATAGAAGTTAACTTGCTGTATAAGACAATTTATTATGCACAATACTGGTTTCTGGATATCGATTCTTACATTTCTTCTGAGCTTTGATTTGCATCTTATGTGACGGATACATCGAATTGACTTCATAATTCGTACCGACAGATAATCAATAATGCAACTGGGTGATTCATGAGTTGATAAAGAATTCAGTGTTTCTTACGTGGTAGTTGCACCTCTTGATCACATGATTCTAGCAATAGTTTTGATTATTTCAGATTATGTCTTTCTTGTGCCTTTCAATTTTTACAATTTAATAATTGTTTCTTAGATTAATAACTGTCTTTCTGATGCCATTGTGCTGAATAAACGGAACCAATAATGACATTTTTAAGAGTAAGGttccatttgataaaactgaatctaaattctgaagtctgaattctAAAATCTAAATActaaaacaattaatttgctgaattttaagcactgaaaagaaatatatgaatgtctgaattttaatgttaaactatttatactgtttgataaacatttataactgaatgcttaataaattaaatttgacaaatttgcccttatgtcttttcatccaaaaaagaaatagaacctatgatttaattagctaaaaatgtttggtatgaaaatgacaatatttatttttaaatcaaattaatataaaagatgaaatatattatatgaggagtatggagaagatgtgaaaatcattcaaaagggagaaaaaagaaataaaaaatcattagatagagaatattagattgtttaattagataagaattttgaacataattaacaaataagggtagatttggtagataagataaggtaatTGAAGTatttctattgattcttatcagaattaagcattcagttaggatttttgtgctgaaaaaattacacataagtTCAGCATcacttaacaagttcagcaaatggattttcatttatcaaactcTCAAAACATATGAATGTCTACAAAAATTCAGATtcaacacttttttatgttatcaaacagatcCTAAATCATAACTGAGGACAAAATTTTACTTCCTCAAGTTACCAATTCaaataaaaacattcaaatTTACCTAGTAGATGTATgctttcaacaaaaaaaaaaaaactgtatactttaatgcaaaaaaaaaaaaaaaaaacacgtaCAACTGCCTTGTTGAGGCTTCACATCATTAATAAGGCTCCAAAAAGTGCgtttggatagtagattatttggaatattttttgaaaaaaaatactataatacTTTTCGATGTGatgcatgtgagataaaaaaataattaaaaaatatattgatgatacaagtaaataaaatttggcaaaaatttactatccaaacaagTATCTATTAATTTATGGGATCTTAATTTGGCCAGGTCACATGAAATCACTACGTTCTCAATTTCAACTATATATTTAGTGAGACTAAGAGTTGGTATagattgtaatttttaaaagttattatagaaaaatatattgtagtactttttttaaagatgtatattataatttttgagagtttttatataaaaaaatattataatacttTTCTTaaaatgtgatgtatgtaaagtaaaaaggtaattagaatacataataaaaaaattctCACGAAAATTCACAAAcgtttttggtaaaaaaagcAATCCAAACATGGCTGATTTGGTGAGCTAGTGTTGGATGCGTCGACACTGGAACTCTATGATTGTCCGTCTACTTACTTTTATAATTAAGGTTTTctgctaaaaataaaataatgtcttAGGTACAGCATTGGTTTCTTGAGATTGACTCGGCAGCAACCACATATTTCTTCTGAGCTCTAAGTTGGCTCGCATGTGGTGGGTATTGTTTCCAAATAAAACAATATGTTATGCGCAATAATGGTTTCTGGATATAGATTCTTACATTTCTTCTGAGTTTTGATTTGCCTCTTACATGATGGATACACCCAATTGACCTCATAGTTCATacctgcagaaaataattaaagatATAATTGGTGATTCACGTGTGGATAAAGATTTGAGtgttttttctaattaataaaGAATAAAGTGTTTCTTAAGTAATAGCTGCACTCTTGATCACATGATTCTGGTTGTTGATCACTTTGATTTGGATTCTGATCTTATTCAAATACTTTCGATTCTTTGAGATTACATCTTTCTTGTGCATTTCAATCTTTGCaatttaacaattttttaaaaatgagaTTTACATGTTTAGTTCTAGAGAGGCccctgatttggatttggggTTGTACTTTACTCGATTTCAGGATGAGTTAGTAATTTCACATATTATTGCACTATATTTCAAATCAATTACAATATTTAAACCTTTGTTATACCAATGTCCAAACCTTACATCAAAGAGCAAACTTGTGGAAAATAAAACTTGTAAAGCCCCTGATCCCATTAATATTACACATGCagataatattataataaaggaaaaattgtcAAATTGGTCCTTTCTATTTTCGATAATTTTTTTAGCCCATCACAATTAGAATTAGCTAAAATAGTcccttaaatatatatataaaaaaatgcaTCCTTTTGGTCACAGAGCTgattttttattagttttttgGCCAAAAAGTGCACACCTCTTAGGTGCCCACAATTTTGATGGCAAAATGGGAACacaatttattttcttccaaaaaaaaaaaaaccaaggcACAAGCCAATCATATGACCACCTATTGAATAGAGAATCCTAATTTTTATCCACCAACCTCATAATCAAACATGAAAGAGTAACCTGCAAGTGACCTTtatgctttcttttcttttttttttaaatttaactttttgttcttttatttgCAAGGCAAATGAAAAAGGAGGGGGGACATGGACCTTACCTCCGAATAACTCCAGGAAGTAAAGAAAAAGCTAGAAAAGAAGGGGATACTATTCCCTTTACATCATTTGCACTTACATTTCCTAATTGAAGGCAAGCCTATTCTATCTAAACGAAACGCCCCACGAGCTCTAATAGGGAGGTCCAAAAGCTGAAGGTACGTTGTATTGAAACCCTGATCACACCCTACGTTTGATAAACAATCAGCAACTTGATTACTTTCCCGAAAGCAAtgagaaatttcaagaaaattagaCAAACTTTAGAAGGTGCTTAACCTCTGTAAGAATACTCCATGGACAATTAGATCTCTTTTTTAGAATGTGAACAAGTACCAAAGAATCCACTTCAATGTGTAAGTTAACATAATCACAAGAAAGACACAACTTAACCCCAAAGAGAAGAGCGCGCGCCTCAGCTTGAATGCTGGTTCCATTCCCAAAAAACGAGGAGAAAGCGAGCAGGAAATTTCCTCCATCATCACGCAAAACCCCACCACCACCTGCCCTCCCTGGGTTACCTCTTGAGCAGCCATCCGTATTAAGTTTAAACACACCCAAAGGTGGCCGACACCACCTTACAATCTTAAATGAAACTGTTTTATAAAGAGAAGAGAGCGCAGAATAAAACTCCATCCACGTTGAGGAAATGAACGGGTGCCTAGGGAATTGCAACCTGAAGAGATATTTCACATCCTCAAAAACAAACTCACAAATAGCAACATGAGAAAGAATTTTCCCTTCGAAACGGGCTAAATTTCTAGACTtccaaatattccaacaaatcAAAGAAGGTATAATAAAATGAACAAATGCAAGGAAACCATTCCTTCATGCGCTATACCACCAACCAGCAATATATGCCCGAACAGAACCACCTAAATTAAGCACGCCTGAAGCAGAGCCAAAGAAATTCCAAACAAATACCGCTACCTGTCCACTACAAAAAACATGATCCAAACACTCAACATTTGCCTGGACACAACAAAAACACTTCGATGGTCCAGAAATACCAAGTTTGCGTATCGTCAAATCCAGGGGTAATCGATTTCGCAAcaagcaaagaagaaaaatagacACCTTTAGAGGAAGTCTTGGATGCCAGATTTTTGTAAACATAAATGACCTTTGCATATGTGGTCGCACCAGGTTAAACGCTGAGCTTAGTGTGACAACTCCTGATTGAGACGGAGCCCAAATCATCAAATCTTCCACCCCGTACTCAAATTGAGGGAGAGAGAGCAGTCGGATCTCGTTGATAATAGATGGAGGGACCCATAATCCCATTAACCGAAAATTCCACCCGCCATCAATTAAAAAATCAGACACCTTATGATCCGAAACACTGCCTAACCGCAAAGCCAAAGGTCCTGAACCTAACCAATTATCGAACCATAAATTAGAGCTCCCAGAATAGACAATGAAAGTTATATGTTGTTTAGCAATTTCCCGCACGTGTAACATCCTATGCCACGTATAAGAGGCCCCTTCCGAGCAAACAACCATACCTGGATAGGCATTGCAGCAATATTTGGCCATCATAAACTTAGCCCAAAGAGACGCATTTTGTCGAACCCTCTACCATAACTTAATGGAAAAGGCATGAAAAACATCATCCAGCAACCTAAAGCCAAGCCCACCCTCCTCTTTTGGAGCACAAAGATCTTTCCAAcgaatccaatggtattttaaACCAC
Protein-coding sequences here:
- the LOC113696498 gene encoding gamma-tocopherol methyltransferase, chloroplastic-like, with translation MEGEKMDTEGKVETEKMNKAIAMAYDVQSKIVEDLVGDHFHVGFYDSSSVVPGSDVHSAQTRMIEAALRFASVSEDPSKKPRNILDVGCGIGGSTRYLASKYGSQCKGITLSPVEAERARVLTAAQGLESQVSFEVEDALNQPFEDGSFDLIWCIECADHISDKTKFVHELNRVAAPGATIILVTWCHRDLSPLEQDLHPDEKKLLTQVVSGSRVKWISAADYMNLFKSCSFQEIKYADWSPHVAPHYAEMRKITLSWKGIMSYVRHVGWRQMSIKFLMMPSVFDTFKNGLLKYCILTCQKPQ